A single window of Pseudophryne corroboree isolate aPseCor3 chromosome 5, aPseCor3.hap2, whole genome shotgun sequence DNA harbors:
- the LOC134928993 gene encoding uncharacterized protein LOC134928993, producing the protein MSDDGQQARAQETYTLHLQPIDPTQANMAQDIQQQPQASQSQQMSSTPGTMQTDPEFWSGWASHQAHHSACLTTQTQHLSSLPHHLPKVSRNSARLIVQVGRIANTMEQMRADNSQMQANHQRIMDEQQRQHQTLIQIIQHNQVINDNLSRIIATNTAAYTQLTASLNILSQNLSAMGQQHVTSSSGTTTPSQTPVQSPVRRSSRSRTHEHPQASAPSTQKKRK; encoded by the coding sequence ATGAGCGACGATGGCCAGCAGGCCCGTGCCCAGGAGACTtatacactacacctgcagcccatcgacccaacacaggcaaacatggcTCAGGACATTCAACAACAACCGCAAGCTTCTCAAAGTCAACAAATGAGCTCAACACCAGGGACAATGCAAACGGATCCAGAGTTTTGGTCAGGTTGGGCATCACACCAGGCACACCACTCCGCGTGTCTCAccacccaaacacaacacctgtctagtctgccccatcatttgccaaaagTTAGTCGCAACTCTGCCAGACTCATCGTGCAGGTGGGGCGGATAGCAaacacaatggagcagatgagggcagacaactcacAAATGCAGGCAAACCAtcagcgcatcatggatgagcaacagcggcaacaCCAAACACTGATCCAGATTATACAGCACAATCAAGTTATAAATGACAATCTGTCTAGAATCATTGCCACCAATACTGCCGCTTATACACAGCTTACGGCCAGTTTAAATATTTTGAGCCAAAATTTAAGTGCAATGGGCCAACAACATGTGACCTCAAGCTCAGGCACAACAACCCCTAGCCAAACACCAGTACAATCACCAGTTCGACGAtcaagtcgaagccgcacccacgagcacccacaagcctctgcacccagcacccaaaaaaaaagaaaataa